The following coding sequences lie in one Musa acuminata AAA Group cultivar baxijiao chromosome BXJ3-1, Cavendish_Baxijiao_AAA, whole genome shotgun sequence genomic window:
- the LOC103973329 gene encoding probable receptor-like protein kinase At5g20050, which translates to MEAKRAKAVAAAVVVSLLFLLVILWQMSMARRSAVEREEFRVDYSFLRKVAGLPIKFRLEVLVAATDNFQVLLGSGSSASVFRGILDDGTSVAVKRIDVAERGDREFRAEVSAIASIQHVNLVRLLGYCIVAGGPRFLVYEFVANGSLDKWIFPSAGGHREDQQCLPWALRYRAAVDVAKALSYLHHDCRDRVLHLDVKPENILLDESFRALVTDFGLSKLMGKDESTVLTTIRGTRGYLAPEWIIGTGVSDKSDIYSYGMVLLEMVTGRRNVQLVGDGAASQRTWSYFPRIVNEKVRQGRMMEVVDERLKSGGELPAEREVRTLVHVALWCIHEKAEARPSMASVVDMLERRIAVDELPLQTEMFISRILASDEPNVLEEGAAGDTRAAAAAAVAVSGLESHLSTSYSLDMSDLSGR; encoded by the exons ATGGAGGCGAAGAGAGCAAAGGCTGTTGCAGCTGCTGTAGTCGTGAGCCTCCTGTTCCTGCTCGTCATCCTGTG GCAGATGTCCATGGCGCGGCGATCGGCCGTGGAACGCGAGGAGTTCCGTGTCGACTACAGCTTCCTCCGCAAGGTCGCGGGCCTCCCCATCAAGTTCCGCCTCGAGGTGCTCGTGGCTGCCACCGACAACTTCCAGGTCCTGCTCGGGAGCGGCTCGTCGGCGTCGGTCTTCCGGGGGATCCTCGACGATGGCACGTCCGTGGCCGTGAAGCGGATCGACGTGGCGGAGCGCGGGGACCGCGAGTTCCGCGCCGAGGTCTCTGCCATCGCCAGCATTCAGCACGTCAACCTCGTCCGCCTCCTCGGCTACTGCATTGTGGCCGGCGGCCCCCGGTTCCTGGTTTACGAGTTCGTCGCCAACGGTTCCTTGGACAAGTGGATCTTCCCGTCCGCCGGCGGGCACCGGGAAGACCAGCAGTGCCTGCCGTGGGCGCTGAGGTACCGCGCGGCCGTCGATGTGGCCAAGGCCCTGAGCTACCTCCACCACGACTGCCGCGACCGCGTCCTCCACCTCGACGTGAAGCCGGAGAACATCCTGCTCGACGAGAGCTTCCGGGCCCTAGTGACGGACTTCGGCCTGTCGAAGCTGATGGGGAAGGACGAGAGTACGGTGCTGACCACAATTCGGGGGACGCGCGGCTACCTGGCCCCCGAGTGGATCATCGGGACGGGCGTCTCCGACAAGTCCGACATCTACAGCTACGGGATGGTGCTACTGGAGATGGTCACCGGGCGGCGGAACGTGCAGCTGGTGGGGGACGGCGCGGCCTCCCAGAGGACGTGGTCCTATTTCCCCAGGATCGTGAACGAGAAAGTGAGGCAGGGGAGGATGATGGAGGTGGTCGACGAAAGGCTCAAGAGCGGGGGGGAGCTGCCGGCCGAGAGAGAGGTGCGAACCTTGGTGCATGTGGCGCTGTGGTGCATCCATGAGAAGGCCGAGGCCCGGCCAAGCATGGCGAGCGTGGTGGACATGCTCGAGCGGAGGATCGCCGTTGACGAATTGCCGCTGCAGACGGAGATGTTCATTTCCAGAATCTTAGCCTCCGACGAGCCGAACGTTCTCGAGGAGGGAGCCGCCGGCGATACACGTGCGGCGGCTGCAGCCGCAGTTGCAGTTTCAGGGTTGGAGAGCCACTTATCCACATCCTATTCGTTGGACATGTCGGACTTGTCCGGTCGATAG